Proteins from a single region of Dysosmobacter acutus:
- a CDS encoding MarR family winged helix-turn-helix transcriptional regulator — protein sequence MTFDNKAEIDRIYAQLSPKADLLYAFVITYSNYIFEPRDYGTGEKLGMLAVHNLTQIDDCPGITASELAKSWNRTKGAISQNIKVLESKGLIYRKKDENNARSHLLYTTQAGARLALAHKIYDNNDIMQTQAALLKSCTIEEVNAFYKVLQAYFELF from the coding sequence ATGACGTTTGACAACAAAGCGGAAATAGACCGGATCTATGCGCAGCTGAGCCCCAAGGCGGACCTTCTTTACGCCTTTGTCATTACCTATTCCAATTATATTTTTGAGCCTCGTGACTACGGGACGGGAGAAAAGCTTGGGATGCTTGCGGTTCATAATTTGACACAGATCGACGATTGCCCCGGGATCACTGCCAGTGAACTGGCCAAGAGCTGGAACCGCACAAAGGGCGCGATTTCTCAGAACATTAAAGTACTGGAAAGCAAGGGGTTGATTTATCGGAAAAAGGATGAAAACAACGCCCGCTCCCATCTCCTCTATACAACGCAGGCCGGCGCCCGTCTGGCGCTGGCACATAAAATCTACGACAATAATGATATCATGCAGACCCAGGCCGCGCTCCTGAAAAGCTGTACCATAGAGGAGGTAAACGCTTTTTATAAAGTGCTGCAGGCCTATTTTGAACTGTTTTGA
- a CDS encoding succinylglutamate desuccinylase/aspartoacylase family protein produces the protein MLKIGSAQAEKGKLVKGYIEMGSLADGPVRMPVMIASGEQDGEVLWLEGCIHGGEFGGALSIAQFMRELDLKALKGTIVGVPVVNILSFRNLSRNTPLDGMNINRIFPGDPDGVYTMQLAANYMELICGNANYFADFHSGGFTSHCLFYAGYKNDHSKESEVERKMCESIGSDIIWDHFDTMQEFGGIIASQVAERGIPAITCECGGGQVLDSDIAKYKGAMTGIAQVLGFLPGEAAKKSSYTHIGNCFCPVTHAGGFFMAKCKDGDILNEGDVIAEIMNLFGEIVEVIRCPENNILVECLYQKNCPISSGEGIGEFLHIYEK, from the coding sequence ATGTTGAAGATTGGCAGTGCGCAGGCGGAAAAAGGGAAACTTGTTAAGGGCTATATCGAGATGGGCTCTTTGGCCGACGGTCCGGTTCGTATGCCGGTTATGATCGCCTCCGGCGAGCAGGATGGCGAGGTGCTCTGGCTGGAGGGATGCATTCATGGCGGCGAGTTCGGCGGCGCGCTCTCCATCGCTCAATTTATGAGGGAACTGGACCTCAAAGCGCTGAAGGGGACCATCGTGGGCGTTCCCGTTGTAAATATTCTATCTTTCCGCAATCTCAGCCGCAACACCCCGCTTGACGGCATGAACATCAACCGCATTTTCCCCGGAGATCCGGACGGCGTCTATACCATGCAGCTGGCCGCCAACTACATGGAGCTGATCTGCGGCAATGCCAACTATTTTGCGGACTTCCACAGCGGCGGCTTCACAAGCCACTGCCTGTTCTACGCCGGCTATAAAAACGACCACAGCAAAGAATCTGAAGTTGAGCGGAAAATGTGCGAATCAATTGGCTCTGATATCATCTGGGATCACTTTGACACCATGCAGGAGTTTGGCGGCATCATTGCCTCCCAGGTCGCGGAGCGGGGAATCCCCGCAATCACCTGTGAGTGCGGCGGCGGTCAGGTTTTGGACTCCGACATTGCAAAGTACAAGGGCGCGATGACGGGCATTGCCCAGGTGCTTGGATTCCTGCCGGGCGAGGCCGCTAAAAAGAGCAGCTATACCCACATTGGAAACTGCTTCTGTCCCGTCACACACGCCGGCGGCTTCTTCATGGCCAAGTGCAAAGACGGCGATATTCTCAACGAGGGGGATGTGATCGCTGAGATCATGAACCTGTTTGGCGAGATCGTCGAGGTGATCCGCTGCCCGGAGAACAACATTCTGGTCGAGTGCCTCTACCAGAAAAACTGCCCCATTTCCTCCGGCGAAGGCATCGGCGAGTTTCTGCATATTTATGAGAAGTGA
- a CDS encoding MalY/PatB family protein — protein sequence MNQYNFDLVIDRTKSDCAKWSADSLNSYFGKEDLLPLWVADMDFEVAPAIKRAVVQRAEHGIYGYSTRPHAYYEAAINWIRRRFGYRVEEEWIVYSPGVVPAICNLLQALCRKGDKVLIQEPVYYPFKAAIESNGFEVVVSELKNNGQFYEMDFEDFAEKARDPRVGVFILCNPHNPVSRLWTRGELERIGSICLENNVVVISDEIHSDLIYPGWQHTMFASISDAFAMNSATCMSPSKTFNLAGMQASNIIIPNGRIRDKYLAVQLQNNTELQNPFSIVASIAAYNEGEAWLEELLNYLVGNIAYIHQYLSDNLPLAHMIDPQATYLGWIDFRAYEADGKALENVIYHKAKVAMDGGTWFGRGGSGFMRINFACPRETLKMGLDRIAKTIHETYGSPPQSNPCNPAPAE from the coding sequence ATGAATCAGTATAATTTTGATTTGGTCATAGATCGTACAAAATCAGATTGTGCAAAGTGGAGCGCGGACAGCCTGAACTCCTATTTCGGGAAAGAGGATCTGCTCCCGCTCTGGGTTGCCGATATGGATTTTGAAGTTGCTCCGGCGATCAAGCGGGCGGTTGTACAGCGGGCGGAGCACGGCATTTATGGATACAGCACCAGGCCCCACGCCTATTATGAAGCGGCGATCAACTGGATCAGGCGCCGCTTTGGCTATCGCGTGGAGGAGGAGTGGATCGTATACTCTCCAGGAGTGGTTCCCGCCATCTGCAACCTGCTCCAGGCGCTCTGCCGCAAGGGAGATAAGGTCCTGATTCAGGAACCGGTGTACTATCCCTTTAAAGCCGCGATTGAGAGCAACGGCTTCGAAGTGGTTGTCAGTGAGCTGAAGAACAACGGCCAGTTCTATGAGATGGACTTTGAGGATTTTGCGGAAAAGGCCAGGGATCCCCGGGTTGGGGTTTTCATCCTCTGCAATCCGCACAACCCCGTATCCCGCCTCTGGACACGCGGGGAGCTGGAAAGAATCGGTTCGATCTGCCTGGAGAACAACGTGGTCGTTATCTCAGACGAGATACACAGCGACCTGATTTACCCCGGATGGCAGCACACGATGTTCGCCTCGATCAGCGATGCCTTTGCAATGAACTCCGCCACCTGCATGTCGCCCAGCAAGACATTCAATCTGGCCGGAATGCAGGCCTCCAACATCATCATCCCCAACGGGCGGATCCGCGACAAATATCTGGCGGTACAGCTCCAAAACAATACGGAGCTGCAAAATCCCTTCAGCATCGTTGCCAGTATCGCCGCTTACAACGAGGGGGAGGCGTGGCTGGAGGAGCTTCTGAACTATCTTGTCGGCAACATTGCCTATATCCACCAGTATCTATCCGACAATCTTCCGCTGGCACACATGATTGATCCCCAGGCCACCTATCTTGGATGGATTGATTTCCGCGCATACGAAGCGGATGGAAAAGCGCTGGAGAACGTTATCTATCATAAGGCAAAGGTCGCTATGGACGGGGGAACCTGGTTCGGCAGAGGCGGAAGCGGATTTATGCGCATCAACTTTGCCTGCCCCCGTGAAACCCTGAAGATGGGCCTGGATCGGATTGCAAAGACAATCCACGAAACATACGGGTCTCCTCCACAGAGCAATCCCTGCAACCCAGCCCCCGCGGAATAA
- a CDS encoding ABC transporter substrate-binding protein codes for MKHKTPLVSLFLAILMIFSLTACGGNQQSGGGSETRDSVNFGLTGEPSSLDPHLLTDQMSYAVWYQLYDTLIARNQDGELVPAIAENWEWNEDNTVLTLNLRKDVKFHDGSMLTADDVVFTIERIHNSKRIGSMLISFDRVEKADDYTVKLYYTAPYAGALNSLASSSFSIVPKAIVEKDEEGFANAPVGCGPYKFVSRSSGEKIVLEAFDDYYRGAPSIRHLTFKIMTDGVSAAIALQKGELDILSHAPLTERQNLIDDPNIEWYETEIAGLMYLLYNTADPVFSNAKLREAISYAIDKNAMILGACEGLGTPLEGWLPPSVTGYDPNYKNGHELDLEKAKQLMVEAGYPDGLTITVLSQEMDMYYKPTEILQNQLSKIGITIEIQKMERAAWIQEIGKKAYGMTIMHWTVPVGDGDVLYELYHGDSIQSGQNYVGCDDADLNALLEQARVEVDAQKRVLLYNQAQQIIIDRGYSFPLYTFMAGAAANKDLKGFQADAIYRFHVYDYSWA; via the coding sequence ATGAAACACAAAACGCCTTTGGTGAGCTTATTTCTTGCGATCCTGATGATTTTTTCCCTTACTGCCTGCGGCGGCAATCAGCAAAGCGGCGGAGGGAGCGAGACGCGGGACTCCGTCAATTTTGGCCTGACGGGCGAGCCCTCTTCGCTGGACCCCCACCTTCTGACAGACCAGATGTCTTATGCGGTCTGGTACCAGCTGTACGACACCCTGATTGCCAGAAATCAGGATGGGGAGCTGGTCCCTGCCATCGCGGAGAACTGGGAGTGGAATGAAGACAACACCGTCTTGACCCTCAATCTCCGCAAGGACGTCAAATTCCATGACGGGAGTATGCTTACAGCCGATGATGTCGTCTTTACGATCGAGCGGATCCACAACTCCAAGCGGATCGGCTCAATGCTCATCTCGTTTGACCGGGTGGAAAAGGCGGATGACTACACCGTCAAGCTGTACTATACGGCCCCCTACGCGGGAGCCCTGAACTCGCTGGCGTCCAGCTCGTTCAGCATCGTCCCCAAGGCGATCGTCGAAAAGGATGAGGAGGGCTTTGCCAACGCCCCCGTCGGCTGCGGCCCGTATAAATTTGTCTCCCGCTCAAGCGGCGAAAAAATTGTTCTGGAAGCCTTTGACGACTATTACCGCGGCGCCCCCAGCATCCGGCATCTTACATTTAAAATCATGACCGACGGCGTCTCGGCCGCCATCGCGCTGCAAAAGGGCGAACTGGATATCCTCTCCCACGCTCCTTTGACGGAACGCCAGAACCTGATCGACGACCCCAATATAGAGTGGTATGAGACGGAGATCGCCGGCCTTATGTACCTGCTCTACAATACGGCGGATCCCGTTTTCTCCAATGCAAAGCTCAGAGAGGCCATCAGCTATGCCATTGATAAAAACGCCATGATCCTTGGCGCCTGCGAGGGCCTCGGCACCCCGCTGGAGGGCTGGCTGCCTCCCTCTGTCACAGGCTATGATCCCAATTACAAAAACGGACACGAATTGGATCTTGAAAAGGCCAAACAGCTTATGGTGGAGGCCGGCTATCCCGACGGGCTGACCATCACGGTGCTGTCCCAGGAGATGGATATGTATTACAAGCCCACCGAAATCCTTCAGAACCAGCTCTCCAAGATCGGCATCACGATCGAAATTCAAAAGATGGAGCGCGCCGCCTGGATTCAGGAGATCGGGAAGAAGGCATACGGCATGACCATCATGCACTGGACGGTTCCCGTGGGCGACGGCGATGTCCTCTATGAACTTTACCACGGGGACAGCATCCAGAGCGGGCAGAACTACGTGGGCTGCGATGACGCGGATTTAAACGCCCTGCTGGAGCAGGCCCGCGTGGAGGTCGACGCGCAAAAGCGTGTCCTCCTGTATAACCAGGCGCAGCAGATCATAATCGACAGGGGCTATTCCTTCCCGCTGTATACGTTCATGGCGGGAGCCGCCGCGAACAAGGACCTGAAGGGGTTCCAGGCGGATGCGATCTACAGGTTCCATGTATATGACTATTCCTGGGCATAA
- a CDS encoding ABC transporter permease: protein MLKFIGKRLLMMVPVIIGISFIIFSIMELTPGDPARIILGQAATEEAVAELREEMGLNQNFFIRYGTYILNALQGNFGESYRTQMLVTDELVSRIPATLLLTLGATILMVAIGIPIGVISAVRQYSVVDVTSTVLTLILTSMPSFWLGLMLMLYVSLQLNLLPATGIDTWKNFILPCITLSSVSLATIVRITRSNMLEVIRADYIRTARAKGAAEKQVVLHHALRNALLPIITIVGLNFAVMMGGAVVIESVFAIPGVGTLLLTSIRAKDTPTVMACTLFIAFVIGFTNLLVDILYAFIDPRLKAKYTRAK from the coding sequence ATGCTGAAATTCATTGGAAAAAGGCTGCTGATGATGGTTCCCGTCATCATTGGTATCTCTTTTATTATCTTCTCCATTATGGAGTTGACGCCAGGTGACCCTGCGCGGATCATCCTGGGACAGGCGGCCACCGAGGAGGCCGTAGCCGAGCTGCGGGAAGAAATGGGCCTTAACCAAAATTTTTTCATTCGGTACGGAACGTATATCCTCAATGCCCTGCAGGGCAATTTCGGCGAGTCGTACCGCACTCAAATGCTGGTCACGGACGAACTGGTTTCGCGGATTCCAGCAACCCTGCTTTTGACTTTGGGCGCCACAATCCTGATGGTGGCAATCGGCATACCGATCGGCGTCATATCGGCGGTCAGGCAGTACTCCGTCGTTGACGTCACCAGTACTGTTTTGACCCTGATCCTGACATCCATGCCCTCTTTTTGGCTGGGCCTGATGCTCATGCTTTACGTCTCACTGCAGCTGAATCTGCTTCCGGCAACGGGAATCGATACCTGGAAGAACTTTATACTGCCATGCATCACGCTTTCCTCCGTCTCCCTGGCGACGATCGTCCGCATTACGCGCTCGAATATGCTGGAGGTCATACGCGCCGATTACATCCGCACGGCCAGGGCAAAAGGTGCCGCCGAAAAGCAGGTGGTGCTCCACCACGCCCTGCGCAACGCGCTTTTGCCCATCATAACAATCGTTGGCCTGAATTTTGCCGTCATGATGGGCGGAGCGGTGGTCATTGAGAGCGTGTTTGCCATTCCCGGCGTTGGCACGCTTCTTCTGACCTCGATCCGCGCAAAAGATACCCCTACCGTTATGGCCTGTACGCTGTTTATCGCCTTTGTCATTGGCTTTACCAATCTGCTGGTGGACATTCTGTACGCCTTCATTGACCCCAGGCTGAAGGCAAAATACACCAGAGCGAAATAG
- a CDS encoding ABC transporter permease, with product MTTIKKRSRFGSIWFRFKKSKSAMFGLFLMAALVLIACSADLICDYEDQAIEQKMEERLLSPSADHWFGTDQYGRDLFARVVFGARLSLFVGVVTILISLTAGTLIGAVAGFYGGKIDNILMRIMDIFLAIPQTLMAISIVAALGGGLFNLLIALSISMIPGFSRIVRASILTIKDQEFVEAAKACGTRDSRIILKHIIPNAIGPIIVQATLNMASTILSIAALSFIGLGVQAPTPEWGSILAEGKTQMRYHPYLVIIPGIAIVLSVMGLNLIGDGLRDALDPRLKN from the coding sequence ATGACAACTATAAAGAAAAGGAGCCGGTTCGGCTCTATCTGGTTTCGTTTCAAAAAAAGCAAATCCGCAATGTTCGGTCTGTTCCTGATGGCCGCTCTTGTTTTGATCGCATGCTCCGCGGACCTTATCTGCGACTATGAGGATCAGGCGATCGAGCAGAAAATGGAGGAGCGGCTGCTCTCCCCCAGCGCGGATCATTGGTTCGGCACGGACCAGTATGGACGGGACTTGTTTGCCCGTGTTGTCTTCGGCGCAAGGCTTTCCCTCTTTGTCGGCGTTGTGACGATCCTGATTTCGCTGACAGCGGGGACCCTGATCGGCGCCGTGGCGGGATTTTACGGCGGGAAGATCGACAATATTTTAATGCGCATCATGGACATATTCCTTGCCATCCCACAGACGCTGATGGCCATTTCCATTGTTGCCGCGCTTGGCGGCGGGCTTTTTAACCTGTTGATTGCGCTGAGCATTTCCATGATCCCCGGCTTTTCCCGCATCGTTCGCGCATCGATCCTCACCATCAAGGACCAGGAGTTTGTGGAGGCGGCGAAGGCCTGCGGCACAAGGGACAGCCGTATCATTCTCAAGCACATCATCCCCAATGCCATCGGCCCTATCATCGTACAGGCGACGCTGAATATGGCATCCACCATTTTGAGCATTGCCGCGTTGAGTTTTATCGGCCTCGGCGTTCAAGCCCCCACGCCTGAATGGGGCTCCATTCTGGCGGAAGGCAAAACCCAAATGCGTTATCACCCCTATCTTGTTATTATACCGGGAATCGCCATCGTCTTATCCGTTATGGGGCTGAATTTGATTGGGGACGGCCTTCGTGACGCGCTGGATCCAAGGCTCAAGAATTGA
- a CDS encoding ABC transporter ATP-binding protein, which produces MEEKLLEIKDLHVTYQTDEDLIYAANGINLTVNKGETLGIAGETGAGKSTMALSIMKLLPRVGSITGGSIEFEGMDLVKASEADMRLLRGESISMIFQDPMTALNPILTVGDQIDEVLKLHESGASEAQRAARVDEIMELVGIPAERKVEYPHQFSGGMKQRIVIAIALACEPKLLLADEPTTALDVTIQAQILEMMKALKEKLNTAMILITHDLGVVAEICDRVAIMYAGEIIESGSAEDIFEGGRHHPYTTGLFNSIPDLTKHTDRLSPIPGLMPDPANLPDGCKFHDRCPHCMEKCTTEVPAVIRQGTHEIACHLYAAERCECF; this is translated from the coding sequence ATGGAAGAAAAATTGCTTGAAATTAAGGACCTCCATGTGACATATCAAACGGATGAGGATTTGATCTATGCGGCAAACGGCATCAATTTGACAGTCAACAAGGGTGAAACGCTGGGTATTGCCGGCGAAACCGGCGCGGGCAAATCCACAATGGCGTTGAGCATTATGAAGCTTCTTCCCCGCGTCGGATCAATTACGGGGGGGTCCATTGAGTTTGAGGGAATGGACCTTGTCAAGGCAAGCGAAGCGGATATGCGGCTGCTCCGCGGCGAGAGCATCTCCATGATTTTTCAGGACCCCATGACCGCGCTGAATCCCATACTGACTGTGGGGGATCAGATCGATGAGGTGCTGAAGCTGCACGAGTCCGGGGCAAGCGAAGCGCAGCGCGCGGCGCGGGTGGATGAAATCATGGAACTGGTGGGAATCCCGGCCGAGCGGAAGGTGGAATATCCCCATCAGTTTTCCGGAGGAATGAAGCAGCGGATTGTTATCGCGATCGCCCTTGCCTGCGAGCCCAAACTGCTGCTGGCCGACGAGCCCACCACCGCGTTGGACGTGACCATTCAGGCGCAGATTCTTGAAATGATGAAGGCGCTGAAGGAAAAGCTGAACACGGCAATGATTCTCATCACCCACGACCTTGGTGTGGTCGCGGAAATCTGCGACCGTGTTGCGATCATGTACGCCGGAGAGATTATCGAGAGCGGATCTGCGGAGGATATTTTTGAGGGCGGGCGCCATCACCCATACACCACCGGGCTTTTCAACTCCATCCCCGATCTGACAAAACACACCGACCGGCTTTCTCCGATCCCCGGCCTCATGCCGGACCCGGCAAATCTTCCGGACGGATGCAAATTCCATGACCGTTGCCCGCACTGCATGGAAAAATGCACGACCGAGGTTCCGGCGGTGATTCGGCAGGGCACCCACGAGATCGCCTGCCATCTGTATGCAGCGGAGAGATGCGAATGCTTTTAA
- a CDS encoding ABC transporter ATP-binding protein — protein MDPLIQTKSLKKYFKTPRGPLHAVDGVSIQIPRGKTLGVVGESGCGKSTLGRTLLRLIEPTSGEILYNGEPILNYSRTQMQEMRKKMQIIFQDPYGSLNPRMTVNEIIAEPMKVCRTVPGRQELNDRVLSLMETVGLAQRFVNTYPHELDGGRRQRIGIARALSLDPEFIVCDEPVSALDVSIQAQILNLIMDLQSSMGLTYMFITHNLSVVKHISDEIVVMYLGQCVERAPVDELFEHPAHPYTQALLKAIPVPNLSQRGQLKGIIKGEVSNPINPKPGCRFASRCPYAAAVCTECDPAEKEAAPNHFVACALVK, from the coding sequence ATGGATCCTTTGATTCAAACCAAGTCGCTGAAAAAATATTTTAAAACGCCCCGCGGGCCGCTCCACGCAGTGGATGGCGTCAGCATCCAGATTCCACGCGGAAAGACTTTGGGCGTCGTCGGGGAGTCCGGCTGTGGCAAGTCCACACTTGGCCGCACGCTTTTGCGCCTGATCGAGCCGACTTCCGGCGAAATCCTCTATAATGGAGAGCCAATTCTGAACTACAGCCGAACGCAAATGCAGGAGATGCGCAAAAAGATGCAGATCATCTTTCAGGATCCATACGGCTCTCTCAATCCGCGCATGACCGTCAATGAGATCATAGCCGAGCCAATGAAGGTGTGCCGCACCGTGCCCGGACGCCAGGAGCTGAATGACAGGGTTTTGTCCCTGATGGAAACCGTGGGCCTTGCGCAGAGATTCGTCAACACCTATCCCCACGAACTGGACGGCGGCCGCAGGCAGCGGATCGGCATTGCAAGGGCGCTCTCCCTTGACCCGGAGTTCATTGTCTGCGACGAGCCGGTCTCGGCCCTGGACGTCTCCATTCAGGCTCAGATTTTGAATCTGATTATGGATCTACAGAGCAGCATGGGCCTTACCTATATGTTCATCACCCACAATCTGAGTGTGGTAAAGCACATCAGTGATGAAATCGTCGTCATGTACCTGGGGCAGTGCGTTGAGCGCGCACCGGTCGATGAGCTTTTTGAGCACCCGGCCCATCCCTACACCCAGGCGCTGCTCAAGGCGATCCCGGTTCCCAATCTCAGCCAGCGCGGACAGCTCAAGGGGATCATCAAAGGAGAGGTCAGCAATCCCATCAATCCAAAGCCCGGCTGCCGCTTTGCCAGCCGGTGCCCCTACGCGGCGGCTGTATGTACGGAATGTGATCCGGCGGAAAAAGAGGCCGCGCCGAATCACTTTGTGGCCTGTGCCCTTGTCAAATAG
- a CDS encoding flavodoxin family protein has protein sequence MERNILLVFTSPRKNGNTSVIAQAFCDGAQSRGAVVHRIDIGGKPIRGCLECYACCQDHQGCVQKDSLWDIYANFHLYDAVVFAGPVFFGGLPAQMKAFIDRLFSLYPGGGSKDSALLMTAEGGEETGLGGMSNLEAARLGYQTALHYIQWNIQGIVIATHLKSYEDALRCEARREAYELGRRMGG, from the coding sequence ATGGAAAGAAATATTTTGCTGGTTTTTACCAGCCCCAGAAAAAACGGGAATACGTCTGTGATAGCGCAGGCGTTTTGTGATGGGGCGCAGAGCCGTGGGGCCGTCGTCCATCGGATCGACATCGGCGGCAAGCCGATCCGCGGCTGCCTGGAGTGCTACGCCTGCTGTCAGGACCACCAGGGCTGTGTTCAAAAGGACAGTCTGTGGGACATTTACGCGAATTTTCACCTGTATGACGCCGTTGTTTTTGCCGGGCCAGTCTTTTTCGGCGGCCTGCCGGCGCAGATGAAGGCCTTTATCGACCGGCTGTTTTCCCTATACCCCGGAGGGGGAAGCAAAGACAGCGCTCTCCTCATGACGGCGGAGGGCGGAGAGGAAACCGGCTTGGGCGGCATGAGCAATCTGGAGGCCGCCCGCCTGGGCTACCAAACGGCGCTGCACTACATCCAATGGAACATTCAGGGCATTGTCATTGCCACGCACCTGAAAAGCTATGAAGACGCCCTGCGGTGCGAGGCCCGCCGGGAAGCCTATGAACTGGGCCGGCGCATGGGGGGATAG
- a CDS encoding iron-containing alcohol dehydrogenase has protein sequence MLNSFVYDIPTKVYFGKDQMNHLGPELRKFGTRVLLVYGGGSIKKTGLYDRVAEELRDAGLSCFELSGVDPNPRITSVAQGANLCREHGIDVLLAVGGGSVIDCAKVIAAAANYDGDPWDIVTQKVPCPSCLPVVTILTIAATGSEMDPGCVISKPDTMDKIGVYTQAPRVSFLDPTHTFSVGRRQTACGSADILSHVMEVYFSRDYSMDMIDGFMESMMRSVLKYAPVALAEPENYEARANLMWAASWAINGFIEYGKIQRWACHPMEHELSAVYDITHGLGLAILTPRWMEYALSEQTAPRYKQFAVNVLGMDAGLDDMEAGRSVIEALKLFFYDKLGLESTFTEIGIGDEHFAAMAEKACGGSVLNAFRPLARQDIENIFRMCL, from the coding sequence ATGCTGAACAGTTTTGTTTATGACATTCCGACAAAGGTCTATTTTGGCAAGGATCAAATGAATCATCTCGGCCCGGAGCTCAGGAAATTCGGGACACGCGTACTGCTGGTCTATGGCGGAGGCTCGATCAAAAAAACAGGGCTCTATGATCGGGTTGCAGAGGAGCTCCGGGACGCGGGACTGAGCTGTTTTGAGCTTTCGGGTGTGGACCCCAACCCCCGCATCACCTCTGTTGCGCAGGGGGCGAACCTCTGCAGGGAGCACGGCATCGACGTTCTCCTGGCAGTGGGTGGCGGTTCAGTCATCGACTGCGCAAAGGTCATTGCGGCGGCGGCAAATTATGACGGCGACCCGTGGGACATTGTCACCCAAAAGGTCCCCTGCCCAAGCTGCCTGCCTGTGGTCACCATTCTGACCATCGCGGCAACCGGCTCGGAAATGGACCCCGGCTGCGTGATCAGCAAACCCGACACCATGGATAAAATCGGCGTTTACACGCAAGCGCCCCGGGTGTCCTTTCTGGACCCCACCCATACGTTCTCCGTCGGCAGGAGGCAGACCGCATGCGGCTCCGCGGACATCCTGAGCCATGTCATGGAAGTATACTTCAGCAGGGACTACAGCATGGATATGATCGACGGCTTTATGGAGAGCATGATGCGGTCTGTGCTCAAATACGCGCCGGTCGCATTGGCCGAGCCGGAAAACTATGAGGCGCGGGCGAATCTGATGTGGGCGGCGTCCTGGGCAATCAACGGCTTCATCGAGTACGGGAAAATTCAGCGCTGGGCCTGCCACCCTATGGAGCATGAGCTTTCAGCGGTCTACGACATCACACACGGCCTTGGACTTGCCATCCTTACCCCCAGGTGGATGGAATATGCGCTTTCAGAGCAAACGGCCCCCAGATATAAGCAGTTTGCCGTCAACGTTCTTGGCATGGACGCGGGTCTGGACGATATGGAGGCCGGCAGAAGCGTAATTGAGGCCCTCAAGCTCTTCTTTTACGACAAGCTTGGTCTCGAAAGCACCTTTACAGAAATCGGAATCGGCGATGAACACTTCGCCGCAATGGCGGAAAAAGCCTGCGGGGGCAGTGTGCTGAACGCCTTCCGGCCCCTGGCCCGGCAGGATATCGAGAATATTTTCCGGATGTGCCTGTAG
- a CDS encoding amidohydrolase family protein, with product MFYIKADRGITGDGKTVLSPVYVGVDGDRITYVSAQRPAAVQQSDCVDMGDVTLTPGLFNLHDHVNRKILRDHPTDLPVAVRSREFMSNSREYMLLHGAKNVHDMLREGITFIRDFGLGGYTAVTLKRGIQEGLVVGPGMMVCGRPLCMTGGHCHKNAHEVDGVDGMIRGVREELK from the coding sequence ATGTTTTATATCAAGGCAGACCGGGGTATCACCGGCGATGGGAAAACCGTCCTGTCTCCTGTTTATGTGGGTGTCGACGGCGACAGGATCACGTATGTGTCCGCGCAGCGGCCCGCAGCCGTACAGCAATCTGACTGCGTGGACATGGGGGACGTCACGCTGACCCCCGGCCTTTTCAACCTGCACGACCACGTAAACCGCAAGATTCTGCGCGACCACCCCACCGATCTTCCCGTTGCGGTACGCTCCAGGGAATTTATGTCCAACTCCAGGGAGTATATGCTCCTCCACGGGGCCAAAAACGTCCACGACATGTTGAGGGAGGGCATCACCTTTATCCGTGACTTCGGCCTGGGCGGCTACACCGCCGTCACACTCAAACGCGGCATCCAGGAGGGCCTTGTGGTCGGGCCTGGGATGATGGTCTGCGGCAGGCCCCTGTGTATGACCGGAGGCCACTGCCACAAAAACGCACACGAGGTCGACGGCGTGGACGGCATGATCCGCGGCGTCCGCGAAGAGCTTAAGTAG